In a single window of the Candidatus Marinimicrobia bacterium CG08_land_8_20_14_0_20_45_22 genome:
- a CDS encoding protein-disulfide isomerase produces MSRSQEVKWKISLSIALLATALFSQDEIAKTTVINIGDTLPSFSVTTIDGKILNSGDLIGKVMIVAFFTMWCGSCDEEMPRIETDIWQKYRNNGLAILAVGREHKAEELIKYAQERGFTFPIAPDPERKVYNLFASRQIPRAFLVDKTGKIIDQTCGFDEEEFGRLTAAVKEALEGK; encoded by the coding sequence ATATCAAGGAGTCAGGAAGTGAAGTGGAAAATTAGTCTATCGATTGCGCTGTTGGCGACAGCGCTCTTTTCGCAAGATGAAATTGCAAAAACAACCGTTATAAACATTGGTGACACTCTGCCGTCATTCTCGGTAACAACCATTGACGGAAAAATACTGAATTCGGGTGATCTGATTGGGAAAGTAATGATCGTTGCATTTTTTACGATGTGGTGCGGGTCGTGTGACGAAGAGATGCCTCGTATTGAAACCGACATCTGGCAAAAGTACCGGAATAATGGCTTGGCGATCTTAGCGGTTGGCAGGGAGCACAAAGCAGAAGAATTAATCAAGTATGCGCAAGAAAGAGGATTCACTTTTCCAATAGCGCCCGATCCCGAGAGGAAGGTCTATAACCTTTTTGCGTCGAGGCAAATTCCACGCGCCTTTTTGGTTGATAAAACTGGAAAAATAATTGATCAGACCTGCGGATTTGATGAGGAAGAATTTGGTCGTTTAACTGCGGCTGTAAAAGAAGCGCTGGAAGGCAAGTAA
- a CDS encoding DNA-binding response regulator, whose product MASVLIIDDDRGIGTILQEVLSAEGHDVTALISAEDGMSFLKVDEPDLILLDLQLPGMSGIEFLEKFQDKRDQIPVIIITSSGDVQTAVRAMKLGASDYIKKPFNIEEIVLIIQKVLDSKTKDEHLAYLRGKNEISESEKIVGESSEIKSVFQFIQHVATTIKTTVLIRGETGTGKELVAKAIHYISNRAKKPFIEINCSAFQETLLEAELFGYEPGAFTDARQRKRGLLEIADHGTFFLDEIGDMSMGLQSKILKVIEKQCFRRVGGTKEISVDTRIISATSRDLEKNIVNHTFREDLFYRLNVASIYIPPLRQREGDVLLLAEHFLRIFNTEFKKNIQGFTNEAKSRLVAHSWPGNVRELKNVIERAVLFETEKVITLKHLNVPKKEIIRPEMEILKSDWVELPQVGVSLSNIEKELIQKAIIQTNGNQTRAAKLLNITRETLKYRMRKHRISRQVKPISI is encoded by the coding sequence ATGGCTTCAGTTTTAATTATAGACGATGACCGCGGCATTGGAACCATTCTGCAGGAAGTACTTTCTGCAGAAGGGCATGATGTAACGGCGCTGATTTCCGCCGAAGATGGGATGAGTTTTTTAAAAGTCGATGAACCAGACTTGATTCTTCTGGATTTACAGCTTCCGGGTATGAGCGGCATCGAGTTTCTTGAAAAATTTCAGGACAAGCGCGATCAGATTCCGGTTATCATTATCACGAGTAGCGGTGATGTTCAGACGGCTGTCCGGGCAATGAAACTTGGCGCGTCGGATTATATCAAGAAACCGTTCAATATTGAAGAAATTGTCCTCATCATTCAAAAAGTGTTGGATAGCAAGACGAAAGATGAGCATCTTGCATATCTCCGCGGTAAAAACGAGATTTCCGAAAGCGAAAAAATCGTCGGCGAAAGCTCTGAAATCAAAAGCGTGTTTCAATTTATTCAGCACGTTGCAACGACAATCAAAACGACTGTTCTGATTCGCGGTGAAACCGGAACGGGAAAAGAACTAGTTGCAAAAGCAATCCACTACATCAGTAACCGCGCGAAAAAACCGTTTATTGAAATCAACTGCTCGGCGTTTCAGGAAACATTGCTGGAAGCGGAACTTTTTGGATATGAACCTGGCGCTTTCACCGATGCCCGACAGAGAAAAAGAGGACTTCTTGAAATCGCGGATCACGGGACATTTTTCTTGGATGAAATCGGCGACATGTCCATGGGACTTCAATCGAAAATTCTGAAGGTCATCGAAAAACAGTGCTTTCGTCGAGTTGGCGGGACGAAAGAGATCAGCGTCGATACACGGATTATCAGCGCAACGTCGCGCGATCTCGAAAAGAACATAGTTAATCACACTTTCCGCGAAGATTTGTTTTACCGGTTGAATGTAGCCTCGATTTACATCCCGCCGCTTAGGCAACGCGAGGGCGACGTTTTATTGCTTGCAGAACATTTTTTAAGGATTTTTAATACTGAGTTCAAAAAGAACATCCAGGGATTTACGAACGAAGCAAAGAGCCGGTTAGTCGCTCATTCATGGCCGGGAAATGTCCGCGAACTGAAAAATGTTATCGAGCGGGCGGTTTTATTTGAGACGGAAAAGGTTATTACGCTAAAACACCTGAATGTTCCTAAGAAAGAAATCATTCGTCCAGAGATGGAGATTTTAAAATCAGATTGGGTGGAATTACCACAGGTGGGCGTATCACTCTCGAATATTGAAAAAGAGTTAATCCAAAAAGCAATTATTCAAACAAACGGCAATCAAACACGGGCGGCAAAACTTCTCAATATTACAAGGGAAACGCTCAAATACCGCATGCGGAAACACCGGATCAGCAGACAAGTTAAACCGATTTCAATTTAA